CAATCATCAATGCCAACGATCATGTACTGGAATACAATAAAAAGCTCTCAGATCTCTTGGTAGAGAACTTTACAGAATATCAACTGGATCATTATTTCAGCAAAAGTATTCCTTCCTTTGTTCAGGAAAACTCATCTCTTGAAACTCATCCCAGTATCCTTTTTATTAACGGACATCTTAATAAAAGTAAAAAACAGGAGGCTTATTTAACGACAACCAGACTTCCTTCTCTTTCTCTTTTTGGGGTATTTCAGGGACGTGGTTCCGGTTTCGGATGGAATTATGTTCAGGATAATTCTGCTTTTTCACAATCTTATTTAAAAGGAATCGGAGTAGACAGAATGAACTATGTGGTGGGTTTTAACCTCAGCTGGAATCTTACGGATTTTTACAGAAACCAATCCCGAGTGAATGAGCAGAAACTGATGACAAAAGCATTGGATTTTGACTATCAGCAGCTGCAACAGGAACTTAATAATCAACAAAGTCTTTCTGAACTGCAGTATAAAAATGCGTTGGTAAAAGTAGCAGAATCCAAAATTCAGATGGAAGCGGCAACGGAAGCCTTTTATCAGCAGAAAGCATTGTATGAAAATGGGTTGACAACCATTGTAGACTTCACGCAGGCTCTATATCTTCTGAATCGGGCTGAAATCAATTATGAGATTGCCCAAAATAATTCCTGGCAGGCCGTTGTACTCATTGCTGCTTCCCATGGAGATATTTCGCTGATTACAAAAGCAATTACCCACTCACCAAAAATTTAAACATGAATCTTATAAAGTTTGCATTACGCAGACCGATATCTGTAATGGTAT
This region of Chryseobacterium culicis genomic DNA includes:
- a CDS encoding TolC family protein is translated as MNLSFRALILWLGCPALSFAQITGLEEVLLRAEKNYQSIKKKEINIQASQERLKLQKTYYLPEVTVMAQQNFGTINAQNGPMYSQGGLGAASTSMPLAEQNWNAAFGSLYLANINWNVYTFGKLKSKENVETADIELQKADLNQEIFQHQIKTAAVYFNLLVSQRLENVQHENHKRSEVIYTIAKARAESGLIPEVDASLAKAEMSSAQTAIINANDHVLEYNKKLSDLLVENFTEYQLDHYFSKSIPSFVQENSSLETHPSILFINGHLNKSKKQEAYLTTTRLPSLSLFGVFQGRGSGFGWNYVQDNSAFSQSYLKGIGVDRMNYVVGFNLSWNLTDFYRNQSRVNEQKLMTKALDFDYQQLQQELNNQQSLSELQYKNALVKVAESKIQMEAATEAFYQQKALYENGLTTIVDFTQALYLLNRAEINYEIAQNNSWQAVVLIAASHGDISLITKAITHSPKI